A region of Bacillus cabrialesii DNA encodes the following proteins:
- a CDS encoding beta-ketoacyl synthase N-terminal-like domain-containing protein encodes MLNTEDILCKMLFAQLQSIGFFTESKSQPVLENFYGRWLEESQSILERHQFLKRTENGHVPTRSAGTMDELWKEWNEQKSDLLQDHNMKAMVTLVETALKALPDILTGKASATDILFPNSSMDLVEGVYKNNQVADYFNDVLADTLTAYLEERLKQDPEAKIRILEIGAGTGGTSAAVFQKLKAWQTHIKEYCYTDLSKAFLIHAENKYGPDNPYLTYKRFNVEEPASEQHIEAGGYDAVIAANVLHATKNIRQTLRHAKAVLKKNGLLLLNEISNHNIYSHLTFGLLEGWWLYEDPDLRIPGCPGLYPDTWKTVLESEGFRYVSFMAEQSHQLGQQIIAAESNGVVRQKKKNEMEEDAGPLQMNAVKAQSQESDSLIGKTAQFVKHTLAKSIKLSPERIHEDTTFEKYGIDSILQVNFIRELEKVTGDLPKTILFEHNNTKELVDYLIEEHESKLRTALLKETPQPSKYEAPIQTEHAARKPFSIATRRFAGEQRINETQQASMSELQKEKTSNSQVAQTNDPGTEDIAIIGISGRYPMSDSLEELWAHLIAGDNCITEAPESRWRTSLLKTLSKDSKLPADKKRYGGFLQDIESFDHHLFEVEKNRVMEMTPELRLYLETVWETFEDGGYTRTRLDELRDSDTGVGVFIGNMYNQYFWNIPSLEQAVLSSNGGDWHIANRVSHFFNLTGPSIAVSSACSSSLNAIHLACESLKLKSCSMAIAGGVNLTLDLSKYDSLERANLLESGNQSKSFGAGTGLVPGEGVGAVLLKPLSKAIEDQDHIYAVIKSSFANHSGGRQMYTAPDPKQQAKLIAKSIQQSGIDPETIGYIESAANGSALGDPIEVIALTNAFQQYTTKKQFCAIGSVKSNLGHLEAASGISQLTKVLLQMKKGTLVPTINATPVNPNIKLENTAFYLQEQTEPWHRLNDPENGKQLPRRSMINSFGAGGSYANLIIEEYMEPAPERQTSSRQQELTAVFSAKTKWSLLSYLESMQLFLEKEAALDIEPIVQALHRINHDLEHRAAFTVTSTRELIEKIKVLRTSEESSLQQGIYTSFDLQPFSGSAHDEREINAAAQWAAGASIAFKEAAQGNRSGWVRLPHYAFDHHTSFHFDVPLEHGKSSAVESKKDQVIQDQFTYDEPYVQGHVFNNERVLVGATYSSMAIEAFLNMFPEENSGRISKLSYINPIVIKQGETIELQAKPLQKDHAIELQIMYRELASDTWKPAAIGQCQKSLFETKKVNIESLKQSLTELHHINQMYQAGNGPEWGELFKTITHLYRDNKSILAKIRLPQSGLANGHQYAVSPLITNSAYLAILSFLEQFDIEGSFLPFGINDIEFTKHAIQEDGWLLITLVKNTGDMLLFDVDVINESSETVLRYSGYSLKQLRVSNQRGNKNQAINVSNLKDRIRSYVTNKLAVNMADPSKLSLQKAHIMDLGIDSSQLVALTREMESETKIELNPTLFFEYPSVQELTDFFADKHETSFVRLFGEAEQQEDRPAQIESKMKEVPSYEMKTDQTIDHAADGIAIIGMSGQFPKANSVTEFWDNIIQGKNCISEVPKERWDWRKFSSADQEGPSSLQWGGFIEGIGEFDPLFFGISPKEAEQMDPQEFLLLIHAWKATEDAGLTGQALSSRPTGVFVAAGNTDSAVIPSLIPNRISYALDVKGPSEYYEAACSSALVALHRAIQSIQHGECEQAIVGAVNLLLSPKGFIGFDSMGYLSAEGQAKSFQDGANGFVRSEGAGVLIIKPLQKAIEDSDHIYSVIKGTGVSHGGRGMSLHAPNPAGMKDAMLKAYQGAQIDPKTVTYVEAHGIASPLADAIEMGALTSGLSQTELELSQEVREEAPCYISSLKPSIGHGELVSGMAALMKVSMAMKHQTIPGIAGFSSLNEQVSIKGTRFRMTAENQRWEDVKDGAGRIIPRRASINSYSFGGVNAHVVLEEYSPSPNAPVHMNENEAHIVVFSAKNQDRLKAVVQQQLDYVNNQQELSLQHYAYTLQTGREEMGDRLALVVRNKEELAIGLQDCLTAAEKGEKSKSSVPVFSGNAEEGSSDIETLLDGPLREMVIETLLSENNLEKIAFCWTKGVRIPWEQLYQGTGARRIPLPTYPFEKKSCWNGFQSIANTSAVSHDGHNNSSDPHMLADVLGMASEELLPHKPLEQYGFDSISCIQLLQQLQSKIDPHITLTELQACQTVEDMTDLIARKQKDTSLQNEHTRTFPELIPLNDAKRGRPVFWFHGGVGGVEIYQQFAQKSQRPFYGIQARGFMTDHAPLHGVEQMASYYIEIIRAIQPEGPYDVGGYSLGGMIAYEVTRQMQSQGFAVKSMVMIDSPYSSDTKENEASIKTSMLQTINTILASIAKPDRLTDVLISRDEVDTSTEDDEFLSELIDLAKKRGLNKPEKQIRAQTQRMMKTQRAYDIESYTVEPLPDPEAVKCYYFRNKSRSFFGDLDIYFTFSNEKAPFDQAAYWEEWERQIPQFNLIDVDSSNHFMILSEPKASRAMLEFCEKLYSNKGVVNANFLKAFRKKHEAKQEKEDELVKR; translated from the coding sequence ATGCTGAACACAGAAGACATTCTCTGTAAAATGCTTTTCGCACAATTGCAGTCCATAGGGTTTTTCACAGAAAGCAAATCCCAGCCGGTATTGGAGAATTTCTATGGCAGATGGTTAGAAGAAAGCCAATCAATTTTAGAACGGCATCAATTTCTCAAGCGAACGGAGAACGGACATGTTCCAACGCGCTCAGCAGGTACTATGGATGAGCTGTGGAAGGAATGGAATGAACAAAAATCAGACCTGCTTCAAGATCATAATATGAAAGCTATGGTGACATTGGTGGAGACAGCGCTGAAAGCCTTGCCGGATATTCTGACCGGCAAGGCGTCAGCCACCGATATCCTGTTTCCGAATTCATCTATGGATTTAGTAGAAGGGGTCTATAAAAACAACCAGGTCGCAGACTACTTTAATGATGTGCTGGCGGACACGTTAACGGCCTATCTGGAAGAACGTCTGAAGCAAGACCCTGAGGCGAAGATACGAATATTAGAAATCGGAGCCGGAACCGGCGGTACAAGCGCGGCTGTTTTTCAAAAATTGAAAGCCTGGCAGACGCATATAAAAGAATATTGCTATACAGATCTGTCTAAAGCATTTTTAATCCATGCAGAAAATAAGTACGGCCCGGACAATCCGTATTTGACATATAAACGATTTAATGTGGAGGAGCCGGCGTCTGAGCAGCATATTGAGGCTGGAGGCTATGACGCGGTCATCGCGGCGAATGTGCTTCATGCCACGAAAAATATCCGGCAGACACTGAGACATGCAAAAGCAGTTTTGAAAAAGAACGGGCTGCTTCTCTTAAATGAAATAAGTAATCATAATATATACTCGCATTTGACGTTTGGCCTTTTGGAAGGCTGGTGGCTGTATGAGGACCCTGATCTCCGCATACCGGGCTGCCCGGGCCTGTATCCGGATACTTGGAAAACGGTGCTTGAGAGTGAAGGATTTCGCTATGTTTCCTTTATGGCTGAACAGTCACACCAGCTCGGCCAGCAGATTATTGCGGCTGAAAGTAACGGAGTCGTCCGTCAAAAGAAGAAAAATGAGATGGAAGAAGATGCAGGTCCTTTACAAATGAATGCTGTAAAAGCTCAATCTCAGGAAAGCGATTCTCTCATTGGAAAAACAGCACAATTTGTGAAACATACCCTGGCAAAATCAATCAAACTATCACCAGAGCGTATTCACGAAGATACGACATTCGAAAAGTATGGAATCGATTCGATTTTGCAAGTCAATTTCATTCGTGAATTAGAAAAAGTGACGGGGGATCTACCAAAAACCATTCTATTTGAACATAACAACACAAAAGAACTCGTCGATTATTTAATAGAAGAGCACGAAAGCAAGCTCCGGACAGCTCTGTTAAAAGAAACACCGCAGCCTTCCAAATACGAAGCTCCTATTCAAACGGAGCATGCTGCTCGTAAGCCATTTTCTATTGCCACACGCCGCTTTGCCGGAGAACAGCGGATCAACGAAACTCAGCAAGCATCAATGAGCGAGTTGCAAAAGGAAAAGACAAGCAATTCCCAAGTGGCGCAGACGAATGATCCTGGTACAGAAGATATTGCCATTATCGGGATCAGCGGACGCTATCCGATGTCTGATAGTTTAGAAGAGCTTTGGGCGCATTTAATCGCTGGAGACAATTGTATTACAGAGGCGCCGGAATCCAGATGGCGCACATCTTTATTGAAAACATTATCAAAAGACTCAAAACTGCCGGCGGATAAGAAGCGTTATGGCGGATTTTTGCAAGACATAGAATCATTTGACCATCATCTTTTTGAGGTGGAGAAAAACCGGGTGATGGAAATGACGCCGGAACTCCGGTTGTATTTAGAAACCGTCTGGGAAACATTTGAGGACGGCGGCTATACCCGAACCCGGCTGGATGAACTGCGGGATAGCGATACCGGAGTGGGTGTCTTTATTGGGAATATGTATAATCAGTATTTTTGGAATATCCCATCATTAGAGCAGGCGGTCCTCAGCTCAAATGGAGGAGACTGGCATATCGCGAACCGCGTTTCCCATTTTTTTAACCTGACCGGACCGAGTATCGCTGTCAGCTCAGCATGCTCCAGTTCATTAAACGCCATTCATCTTGCCTGTGAAAGCCTGAAATTGAAAAGCTGCTCTATGGCGATTGCCGGAGGGGTCAATTTAACACTCGATCTTTCGAAGTATGATTCTTTGGAGCGAGCCAATCTTTTGGAAAGCGGAAATCAAAGCAAAAGCTTTGGCGCAGGAACAGGCCTAGTTCCCGGGGAAGGCGTCGGAGCTGTCCTGTTAAAACCGCTATCGAAGGCAATTGAGGACCAGGATCATATTTACGCTGTCATCAAAAGCAGTTTTGCCAATCATAGCGGAGGAAGACAGATGTACACAGCTCCAGATCCGAAGCAGCAGGCAAAATTAATTGCCAAGTCGATTCAGCAATCGGGCATTGATCCTGAGACGATCGGCTATATTGAATCGGCGGCAAATGGTTCAGCGCTGGGCGATCCCATTGAAGTGATTGCGCTGACAAACGCGTTTCAACAATATACAACTAAGAAACAGTTTTGTGCGATCGGCTCTGTCAAATCCAATTTGGGGCATTTGGAGGCGGCTTCCGGCATTTCTCAGCTGACAAAAGTGCTGCTGCAGATGAAAAAGGGAACGCTGGTGCCGACAATCAACGCAACACCTGTCAATCCAAATATTAAGCTGGAAAACACGGCTTTTTATCTTCAGGAACAAACGGAGCCATGGCATCGCTTGAATGATCCTGAAAACGGAAAACAATTGCCGCGAAGAAGCATGATCAATTCCTTCGGAGCGGGGGGATCCTATGCCAATCTCATTATAGAAGAGTATATGGAGCCGGCTCCCGAGAGACAGACCTCTTCCCGTCAGCAGGAATTGACAGCCGTTTTTTCAGCAAAAACAAAATGGAGCCTGCTCAGCTACCTTGAAAGCATGCAATTGTTTTTAGAGAAGGAAGCGGCTCTGGATATTGAACCAATCGTACAGGCTTTACACAGAATAAACCATGATTTAGAGCATAGGGCTGCATTTACAGTAACATCGACTCGGGAACTGATCGAAAAAATAAAGGTGCTCCGAACATCAGAAGAAAGCTCGCTCCAGCAAGGCATCTATACATCATTCGATTTACAGCCATTCTCGGGATCAGCTCATGATGAAAGAGAAATAAACGCAGCAGCCCAATGGGCGGCGGGAGCATCCATTGCTTTTAAAGAAGCGGCACAAGGGAACCGATCCGGCTGGGTGCGTTTGCCTCACTATGCATTTGATCACCATACGTCGTTTCATTTCGACGTTCCTCTGGAACATGGGAAATCATCGGCTGTTGAAAGCAAGAAAGATCAGGTCATACAAGATCAATTCACATATGATGAGCCTTACGTTCAAGGCCACGTTTTCAACAATGAACGGGTGCTTGTCGGTGCAACATACAGCAGCATGGCCATTGAAGCATTTCTTAACATGTTCCCTGAGGAAAACAGCGGCCGTATCAGCAAATTAAGCTATATCAATCCAATTGTGATCAAACAAGGCGAGACCATTGAACTGCAGGCAAAGCCGCTCCAAAAAGATCATGCCATAGAATTACAAATCATGTACCGCGAGCTGGCGTCTGATACATGGAAGCCTGCCGCAATCGGGCAATGTCAAAAAAGTTTATTTGAAACGAAAAAAGTCAATATCGAGAGCTTAAAGCAATCATTAACCGAGCTCCATCACATCAACCAGATGTATCAAGCTGGAAACGGCCCTGAGTGGGGAGAGCTATTTAAGACGATTACTCATCTTTATAGAGACAATAAGTCGATATTGGCAAAAATTCGCCTCCCTCAAAGCGGTCTGGCAAACGGGCATCAATACGCTGTAAGCCCATTGATAACAAACAGCGCCTACTTGGCCATTCTCAGTTTTCTAGAGCAATTTGACATTGAGGGCAGTTTTCTGCCATTTGGTATCAATGATATCGAATTTACAAAACATGCGATACAAGAGGATGGCTGGCTTTTGATTACATTGGTTAAAAATACAGGTGATATGCTGCTGTTCGATGTAGATGTGATCAACGAATCGTCAGAAACGGTGCTGCGCTATTCAGGCTACTCGTTAAAGCAACTGCGTGTTTCAAATCAAAGAGGAAATAAAAATCAGGCCATCAACGTCAGCAATCTAAAAGACAGAATCAGAAGCTATGTAACCAATAAACTGGCAGTCAACATGGCTGACCCGTCAAAATTGTCTCTTCAAAAAGCGCATATTATGGATTTGGGGATCGATTCTTCTCAATTGGTGGCACTGACGAGGGAGATGGAATCCGAGACAAAAATCGAATTAAATCCGACGTTGTTTTTTGAATATCCGTCTGTTCAAGAGCTGACCGATTTTTTTGCGGACAAACATGAAACATCATTTGTGCGGCTGTTTGGTGAAGCCGAGCAGCAGGAGGATCGCCCAGCTCAAATCGAAAGCAAAATGAAAGAGGTTCCTTCTTATGAGATGAAGACGGATCAAACAATCGACCATGCGGCCGACGGCATAGCCATTATCGGCATGTCGGGACAGTTTCCGAAAGCAAACAGCGTGACAGAATTTTGGGATAACATCATTCAGGGGAAGAACTGTATCTCTGAAGTGCCGAAAGAACGCTGGGACTGGCGCAAATTTTCTTCAGCTGATCAAGAGGGGCCATCTAGCCTTCAATGGGGCGGATTTATAGAAGGGATCGGTGAGTTTGATCCGCTGTTTTTTGGCATATCACCAAAAGAAGCGGAACAAATGGATCCGCAGGAGTTTCTGCTCTTGATACATGCATGGAAGGCGACGGAAGACGCAGGCTTAACGGGACAAGCTTTATCCAGCCGTCCGACAGGAGTGTTCGTCGCAGCCGGCAATACGGATTCAGCTGTGATTCCTTCCTTAATTCCAAACCGCATTTCCTATGCACTGGATGTAAAAGGGCCAAGCGAATATTATGAAGCTGCCTGTTCCTCAGCTCTTGTGGCTTTGCACAGAGCTATACAATCCATCCAACACGGCGAGTGTGAACAAGCCATTGTTGGGGCCGTAAATTTGCTGCTATCACCTAAAGGCTTTATTGGCTTTGACTCAATGGGATATTTGAGTGCAGAAGGACAGGCCAAATCTTTTCAAGATGGGGCGAATGGCTTTGTCAGAAGTGAAGGAGCAGGGGTTCTCATTATTAAGCCATTGCAAAAAGCCATTGAAGATTCCGATCATATTTATTCGGTCATTAAAGGTACAGGCGTATCGCATGGCGGCAGGGGAATGTCACTTCACGCGCCGAATCCGGCGGGCATGAAGGATGCAATGCTAAAGGCTTATCAGGGAGCGCAAATCGATCCCAAAACGGTGACCTATGTAGAAGCGCATGGGATTGCTTCTCCGTTGGCTGACGCGATTGAAATGGGTGCGTTAACGTCAGGCTTAAGTCAGACTGAATTGGAACTTTCACAGGAAGTGCGTGAGGAAGCGCCATGTTATATCAGCAGCTTAAAGCCGAGCATCGGACACGGTGAACTGGTCTCTGGAATGGCCGCTCTCATGAAGGTCAGCATGGCGATGAAGCATCAAACCATACCAGGCATAGCCGGATTTTCTTCATTGAATGAGCAGGTGTCAATAAAGGGCACCCGTTTCCGAATGACTGCGGAGAACCAGCGGTGGGAGGATGTAAAGGACGGCGCAGGCAGAATTATCCCGCGCAGAGCGAGTATCAACAGCTATAGCTTTGGAGGCGTAAATGCGCACGTCGTTTTAGAAGAATATAGTCCTTCACCAAACGCGCCAGTTCATATGAATGAGAATGAAGCTCACATTGTCGTTTTTTCTGCAAAGAACCAGGACAGGCTAAAAGCAGTTGTTCAACAGCAGCTTGATTATGTGAACAATCAACAAGAACTGTCATTACAACATTATGCTTATACACTTCAAACCGGACGAGAGGAGATGGGAGACAGACTGGCGCTGGTCGTCCGCAATAAAGAAGAACTGGCAATCGGCTTGCAAGACTGCTTAACAGCTGCGGAAAAAGGTGAAAAGTCGAAAAGTTCTGTACCTGTCTTTAGCGGGAATGCAGAAGAGGGTTCCTCTGATATTGAAACCTTGCTTGATGGTCCTTTAAGAGAAATGGTAATAGAGACTCTGTTGTCTGAAAACAATCTTGAAAAGATCGCATTCTGCTGGACAAAAGGAGTACGAATCCCGTGGGAGCAGCTTTATCAAGGAACAGGTGCGCGCAGAATACCGTTGCCGACCTATCCATTTGAAAAGAAAAGCTGCTGGAATGGCTTTCAATCAATAGCGAATACGTCTGCTGTTTCACATGATGGGCATAACAACAGCAGCGATCCTCACATGTTAGCAGATGTATTAGGGATGGCTTCGGAAGAACTGCTTCCTCATAAGCCATTGGAGCAGTACGGGTTTGATTCGATTTCTTGCATACAGTTATTACAGCAATTGCAATCAAAGATTGACCCTCATATCACCTTAACGGAGCTGCAAGCATGCCAAACCGTAGAGGATATGACAGACTTGATCGCAAGGAAACAGAAGGATACATCCTTACAAAATGAGCACACTCGCACGTTTCCGGAATTGATACCGTTAAATGACGCCAAGCGGGGGCGCCCTGTATTTTGGTTCCATGGCGGAGTGGGAGGCGTTGAAATCTATCAGCAATTTGCACAAAAAAGCCAGCGCCCTTTTTATGGCATTCAGGCCAGGGGATTTATGACGGATCATGCTCCTTTACATGGAGTTGAACAAATGGCTTCCTATTATATAGAGATCATTCGAGCGATACAGCCGGAAGGTCCTTATGATGTAGGCGGATATTCCTTAGGCGGGATGATCGCATATGAAGTCACACGCCAGATGCAGAGCCAAGGCTTTGCTGTCAAAAGCATGGTGATGATTGACTCTCCATACAGTTCTGATACGAAAGAGAATGAGGCTTCGATAAAAACGTCAATGCTGCAAACAATTAACACCATCCTGGCATCGATTGCCAAGCCGGATAGGCTTACTGACGTTCTCATCAGCCGTGATGAGGTAGACACAAGCACAGAAGATGATGAATTCCTGTCTGAGCTGATTGATTTGGCAAAAAAACGGGGGCTGAACAAACCGGAGAAGCAAATACGTGCGCAGACTCAGCGAATGATGAAAACCCAGCGCGCCTATGATATTGAGTCGTACACTGTTGAGCCTCTCCCAGACCCTGAGGCGGTGAAATGTTATTACTTCCGCAACAAAAGCAGGTCTTTCTTTGGTGATTTAGACATTTATTTCACTTTCTCAAATGAAAAAGCACCGTTCGATCAAGCTGCCTACTGGGAGGAATGGGAGCGTCAAATTCCCCAGTTCAATCTGATAGATGTCGATTCAAGCAACCACTTCATGATATTATCGGAACCAAAAGCGTCTAGAGCCATGTTAGAATTTTGCGAAAAGCTCTATTCAAACAAGGGAGTAGTAAACGCGAATTTCCTTAAGGCTTTCCGGAAAAAACATGAAGCGAAACAAGAAAAAGAAGATGAATTGGTGAAACGCTGA
- a CDS encoding cytochrome P450 family protein: MEKLMFHPHGKEFHQNPFSVLGRFREEDPIHRFELKRFGGTYPAWLITRYDDCMAFLKDNRITRDVKNVMSQEQIKMLNVSEDIDFVSDHMLAKDTPDHTRLKSLVHQAFTPRTIENLRGSIEQISEQLLDEMEKENKTDIMKSFASPLPFIVISELMGIPKEDRAQFQIWTNAMVDTSEENRELTNQSLREFKDYIAKLIHDRRIQPKDDLISKLVHAEENGSKLSEKELYSMLFLLVVAGLETTVNLLGSGTLALLQHKEECEKLKQHPDMIATAVEELLRYTSPVVMMANRWAIEDFTYKGHSIKRGDMIFIGIGSANRDPNFFDNPDILNINRSPNRHISFGFGIHFCLGAPLARLEGHIAFNALLKRFRDMELASAPDDIQWRKNVFLRGLESLPVSLSK, from the coding sequence ATGGAAAAATTGATGTTTCATCCGCATGGAAAAGAATTTCATCAAAATCCTTTTTCAGTTTTGGGCCGATTTAGAGAGGAAGATCCCATTCACCGATTTGAATTAAAACGGTTCGGCGGCACATATCCAGCTTGGTTAATCACCCGTTACGATGATTGTATGGCCTTTTTAAAAGACAATCGAATTACAAGAGACGTGAAAAATGTGATGAGCCAAGAACAAATCAAAATGCTCAACGTCAGCGAGGATATCGATTTCGTATCCGATCATATGCTGGCAAAAGACACACCTGACCATACCCGCTTGAAATCACTTGTTCATCAAGCATTTACTCCACGCACCATTGAAAATCTGCGTGGCAGCATCGAACAAATTTCTGAACAGCTTTTAGATGAAATGGAAAAAGAAAACAAAACGGATATCATGAAATCCTTCGCATCTCCTTTGCCTTTTATTGTTATATCTGAATTGATGGGAATTCCTAAAGAGGATCGGGCACAGTTTCAAATTTGGACAAATGCGATGGTTGATACCTCTGAAGAAAATAGAGAGCTTACAAATCAATCCCTTCGTGAATTTAAAGACTATATCGCCAAGCTGATCCATGACAGAAGGATACAGCCAAAAGACGATTTAATCAGTAAACTTGTGCATGCTGAAGAAAACGGCAGCAAGTTAAGCGAAAAAGAGCTTTATTCGATGCTGTTCTTGCTGGTCGTAGCCGGTCTTGAAACGACCGTTAACTTACTCGGATCAGGCACCCTTGCATTGCTGCAGCACAAAGAGGAATGTGAGAAGCTGAAGCAGCATCCTGACATGATCGCTACAGCAGTGGAAGAATTGCTGCGATACACCTCGCCTGTCGTGATGATGGCAAATCGGTGGGCCATCGAGGACTTTACATACAAGGGGCATTCAATTAAAAGAGGAGACATGATCTTTATAGGCATTGGATCCGCCAATCGCGATCCAAACTTTTTTGATAACCCGGACATATTAAATATCAATCGGTCGCCTAACAGACATATTTCTTTTGGCTTTGGCATTCATTTCTGCTTAGGAGCGCCGCTTGCCAGACTGGAAGGCCACATTGCATTTAACGCGCTCCTGAAAAGATTTCGGGATATGGAACTCGCATCAGCGCCAGATGACATCCAGTGGAGAAAAAATGTCTTTTTAAGAGGGCTAGAAAGTCTTCCTGTATCACTTTCAAAATAA
- a CDS encoding MBL fold metallo-hydrolase: protein MPYYICETCGVQHAQTVNPPISCLICEDERQYIHPSGQSWTTLEDMRKIGNLQNIIKKEEEHLYSIKTEPEFAIGQTAHLIRHNGFNVLWDCISYLDQKTIDQINELGGIQAIALSHPHYYSTQVEWAEAFQAPIYIHEDDKEWAARPSNHIHFWTGETLKLKPGLALHRLGGHFKGGAVLHWSSGNEGKGCLLTGDIITVAADRNWVSFMYSYPNLIPLPASKVEEIAAKVKPLQFNRIYNAFSKVVKENAGEAVQRSAVRYIKALNSELFHT from the coding sequence ATGCCATATTATATCTGCGAAACATGCGGAGTACAACATGCACAGACTGTAAATCCGCCGATCTCTTGTTTGATTTGCGAGGACGAAAGGCAGTATATTCATCCGAGTGGACAATCTTGGACAACCCTTGAAGACATGCGTAAAATAGGAAACCTTCAAAACATCATCAAAAAAGAAGAAGAGCATCTTTACAGCATCAAAACTGAACCAGAGTTTGCGATCGGACAAACAGCACATTTGATCAGGCATAATGGCTTCAATGTGCTGTGGGATTGCATTTCATATCTTGACCAAAAGACAATTGACCAAATCAACGAATTAGGCGGGATTCAAGCCATCGCTTTATCTCATCCGCATTACTACTCTACTCAGGTTGAATGGGCTGAAGCGTTTCAGGCCCCAATCTATATTCATGAGGATGACAAAGAATGGGCGGCAAGGCCAAGCAATCACATTCATTTTTGGACAGGTGAAACGCTCAAATTGAAGCCGGGGCTGGCCCTTCACCGTTTGGGCGGACATTTTAAAGGCGGTGCAGTTCTCCATTGGAGCAGCGGAAATGAGGGAAAAGGCTGTTTATTGACCGGCGATATCATTACGGTTGCGGCGGATCGGAACTGGGTCAGCTTTATGTACAGCTATCCGAATCTCATTCCCCTTCCCGCTTCTAAAGTTGAAGAAATAGCAGCCAAAGTGAAACCGCTTCAATTTAACCGGATTTATAATGCTTTTTCTAAAGTGGTCAAAGAGAATGCCGGCGAAGCGGTCCAGCGTTCTGCCGTACGTTATATCAAGGCCCTTAACAGCGAATTGTTTCATACATAA
- the aprX gene encoding serine protease AprX, with product MFGYSMVQMVRANAHKLDWPLRESVLQLYKPFKWTPCFLHQFFETKLKNRKKMSVIIEFEEGCHETGFQMAGEVLQKEKRSKLKSRFNKINCCSAEVTPSALDSLLSECSDIRKVYLNREVKALLDTATEASHAKEVVRNGETLTGKGVTVAVIDTGIYPHPDLEGRIIGFADMINQKTEPYDDNGHGTHCAGDVASSGASSSGQYRGPAPEANLIGVKVLNKQGSGTLADIIEGVEWCIQYNEDNPNEPINIISMSLGGDALRYDNEQEDPLVRAVEEAWNAGIVVCVAAGNSGPDSQTISSPGVSEKVITVGALDDNNTASSDDDTVASFSSRGPTVYGKEKPDILAPGVNIISLRSPNSYIDKLQKSSRVGSQYFTMSGTSMATPICAGIAALILQNNPDLTPDEVKELLKNGTDKWKDEDPNVYGAGAVNAENSVPGQ from the coding sequence ATGTTTGGGTACTCTATGGTACAAATGGTGAGAGCAAATGCTCATAAGCTAGATTGGCCGTTACGGGAAAGCGTCTTGCAGCTTTACAAGCCCTTCAAATGGACTCCTTGCTTTTTGCATCAGTTTTTCGAAACCAAATTGAAAAACAGAAAAAAAATGTCAGTCATTATCGAATTTGAGGAAGGCTGCCACGAGACCGGCTTTCAAATGGCTGGAGAGGTGCTGCAAAAAGAAAAACGCAGCAAGCTAAAAAGCCGCTTCAACAAAATCAACTGCTGCAGCGCGGAGGTGACGCCTTCAGCATTAGATTCACTTCTTTCTGAATGCAGCGATATCCGCAAAGTGTATTTAAACCGCGAAGTCAAAGCGCTTCTAGACACAGCAACCGAAGCAAGCCACGCGAAGGAAGTCGTCAGGAACGGGGAAACCCTGACAGGAAAAGGCGTTACCGTCGCTGTTATCGATACGGGAATCTACCCGCATCCTGATTTAGAAGGCAGGATTATCGGATTCGCGGACATGATCAATCAAAAAACAGAGCCTTATGATGATAATGGTCATGGCACACACTGTGCAGGTGATGTCGCAAGCAGCGGCGCGTCCTCTTCCGGCCAATACCGCGGACCTGCACCGGAAGCCAATCTAATCGGCGTGAAGGTATTGAACAAGCAAGGTTCAGGAACGTTAGCGGATATTATTGAAGGTGTAGAGTGGTGTATTCAATACAATGAGGACAACCCGAATGAACCGATTAATATTATCAGTATGTCACTCGGGGGCGATGCGCTAAGATACGATAATGAACAGGAAGACCCGTTAGTCAGAGCGGTTGAAGAAGCGTGGAACGCAGGGATTGTCGTCTGTGTCGCTGCCGGAAACTCAGGCCCTGATTCACAGACCATTTCAAGCCCGGGCGTAAGCGAAAAGGTAATTACAGTAGGTGCACTTGACGATAACAATACCGCAAGCAGCGATGATGATACGGTCGCTTCCTTCTCAAGCCGCGGGCCGACAGTATACGGGAAAGAAAAGCCGGATATTTTAGCACCGGGTGTTAATATTATTTCCCTTCGCTCTCCGAATTCTTATATCGATAAATTGCAAAAGTCAAGCCGTGTAGGATCTCAGTACTTTACAATGTCAGGAACATCGATGGCAACACCAATATGCGCGGGAATCGCAGCCTTAATCCTTCAGAATAACCCGGATCTTACGCCTGATGAAGTGAAAGAGCTTTTGAAAAACGGCACGGACAAATGGAAAGATGAAGATCCGAACGTTTACGGAGCCGGCGCTGTCAACGCAGAAAATTCCGTTCCCGGCCAATAG